The proteins below are encoded in one region of Cryptosporangium minutisporangium:
- a CDS encoding SCO2524 family protein, with amino-acid sequence MKAQPRQHLLDIWEATARVTVVDGTWQWGGRVGGNSVSDAEQLLCLMYPASEVKSLKLDQPDQTARESVQALALLGDNIEIPRRLVGVLTEYMTNYVDDNGAPIFSGDSYFGPHDNPELVSPEQRALPIVESFSVSLTLTLATLGFVRIFRSKVTRDDILKDIDALEHLASRRLTAAMVGLLRSFTVNVFRTTEEPGRILIRTANQRNQPDQVVIEDLQASLEEVRAGLRDLSIGSGQVESDLDNPNRLFECGWSWSVIKDAPKIETSEDIGPQFGGVAPDRPSLYFTVNALAGILDLTTERTRVLRLLNEEQQRLAAALQVRYDLVRRYWATLATFGTGRWPLEDMPWRTSDAEESDYFTLLMTSLVSEDLDRRRATDAELSKILQVLNELASRGRITRRAVANDPAVALHSPGLQLRLVGSELSGPQQLTWIVSDYAAMLLKRTVAVAALARSQELRRDLLDLAEEVWTYLLRRRLRKGPGKSLWDQPAEVFPLEESLPRHERPSWYFTERIVESLVALSKLFEGRPLSSDPLVEHAWAVLGEAEQLFDQEQERSSAQANTKIQATMHAMRENLRRARVLVSERPATAAVLANDVLRALNELEVARLDAGRI; translated from the coding sequence ATGAAAGCTCAACCGCGTCAACACCTGTTGGACATCTGGGAAGCCACCGCCCGTGTGACGGTCGTCGACGGCACGTGGCAGTGGGGCGGCCGCGTCGGCGGCAACTCGGTCAGCGATGCGGAGCAGTTGCTCTGCCTGATGTACCCCGCGTCCGAGGTCAAGAGCTTGAAGCTGGACCAGCCGGACCAGACCGCGCGGGAATCGGTCCAGGCGCTGGCTCTGCTCGGCGACAACATCGAGATTCCGCGACGTCTGGTCGGAGTGCTCACCGAGTACATGACCAACTATGTGGACGACAACGGTGCACCGATCTTCTCCGGCGACTCGTACTTCGGCCCGCACGACAACCCGGAGCTGGTCAGTCCCGAGCAACGTGCGCTCCCGATCGTCGAGTCGTTCTCGGTGTCCCTGACGCTGACACTGGCGACGCTGGGCTTCGTCCGCATCTTCCGCAGCAAGGTGACGCGGGACGACATCCTCAAGGACATCGACGCCCTCGAGCACCTGGCGAGTAGGCGATTGACCGCCGCGATGGTCGGCCTGCTGCGGAGCTTCACGGTGAACGTGTTCCGGACCACCGAGGAGCCGGGCCGGATCCTGATCCGCACGGCCAACCAGCGCAATCAACCCGACCAGGTCGTCATCGAGGATCTGCAAGCTTCGCTCGAAGAGGTGCGCGCGGGTCTCCGCGACCTCTCGATCGGTTCCGGTCAGGTCGAGTCCGACCTGGACAACCCGAACCGCCTGTTCGAGTGCGGTTGGTCGTGGAGCGTCATCAAGGACGCACCGAAGATCGAGACCAGCGAGGACATCGGACCGCAGTTCGGCGGGGTCGCCCCGGACCGGCCGTCGTTGTACTTCACGGTGAACGCGCTCGCCGGAATCCTCGATCTCACCACCGAGCGGACCCGCGTCCTGCGCCTGCTGAACGAGGAGCAGCAGCGGCTCGCGGCGGCGCTCCAGGTGCGGTACGACCTCGTGCGGCGGTACTGGGCGACGCTCGCCACGTTCGGCACCGGGCGCTGGCCGCTGGAGGACATGCCGTGGCGCACGAGCGACGCGGAGGAGTCCGACTACTTCACGTTGCTCATGACGTCGCTGGTCTCCGAGGACCTCGACCGTCGCCGTGCCACCGACGCGGAGCTGAGCAAGATCCTGCAGGTGCTGAACGAGCTGGCGAGCCGTGGCCGGATCACCCGGCGTGCGGTGGCCAACGACCCGGCGGTCGCGCTGCACTCGCCGGGCCTGCAGCTGCGGCTGGTCGGGAGCGAGCTGTCCGGCCCCCAGCAGCTGACCTGGATCGTCTCCGACTACGCCGCGATGCTGCTGAAGCGGACCGTGGCCGTGGCCGCCCTGGCCCGCAGCCAGGAGCTTCGCCGGGATCTGCTCGACCTGGCCGAGGAGGTCTGGACCTACCTGCTCCGTCGACGGCTACGCAAAGGCCCCGGCAAATCACTCTGGGACCAGCCGGCCGAGGTCTTCCCGCTCGAGGAGTCGCTGCCTCGGCACGAGCGGCCGTCGTGGTACTTCACCGAGCGCATCGTGGAATCCCTGGTCGCTTTGTCGAAGCTCTTCGAGGGCCGGCCGCTCTCCAGCGATCCGCTCGTGGAGCATGCCTGGGCCGTGTTGGGCGAGGCAGAGCAGCTCTTCGACCAGGAGCAGGAGCGGAGTTCGGCGCAGGCCAACACCAAGATCCAGGCGACGATGCACGCGATGCGGGAGAATCTACGCCGCGCCCGCGTCCTCGTGTCCGAGCGTCCGGCGACCGCTGCCGTCCTGGCCAACGACGTGTTGCGTGCATTGAACGAGCTGGAGGTCGCCCGCCTGGACGCGGGAAGGATCTAG
- a CDS encoding VOC family protein, translating to MHIESFTIVVEQYDPAIEFFTTVLGFELVEDSPAVMTHGGRPKRWVVVRPPGARTGILLAQADGERQAAAIGDQVAGRVGFFLRVDDFDAHYERMCAAGVEFVGEPRDEPYGRVVVFVDIAGNRWDLLGPDPR from the coding sequence GTGCACATCGAGTCCTTCACGATCGTCGTCGAGCAGTACGACCCGGCGATCGAGTTCTTCACCACGGTGCTCGGCTTCGAACTGGTCGAGGACTCACCGGCCGTGATGACCCACGGCGGCCGCCCGAAGCGTTGGGTGGTGGTCCGGCCACCCGGTGCACGGACCGGCATCCTGCTCGCGCAGGCCGACGGCGAGCGGCAGGCCGCCGCGATCGGCGACCAGGTGGCCGGACGCGTCGGCTTCTTCCTCCGGGTCGACGACTTCGACGCGCACTACGAACGCATGTGCGCGGCCGGCGTGGAGTTCGTCGGTGAGCCGCGGGACGAGCCGTACGGGCGCGTGGTGGTCTTCGTGGACATCGCCGGCAACCGCTGGGACCTGCTGGGCCCCGACCCGCGCTAG
- a CDS encoding dihydrofolate reductase family protein, whose amino-acid sequence MGRLFLHINVSLDGYVNDAAGAIDWHFADEEFQRYIDDLLTDIGGMVFGRVAFEELAGYWPHAGAEASPTQVRRMHELPKHVLSRSLRSSDWHNSHVLGDDPAEAITRLKQQSGQDLALFAGGRAASAAAGLGVVDEYRLVVNPVLLGGGTRLFDGPYARTELRLTRTRQFESGALLLVYEPAAA is encoded by the coding sequence GTGGGACGACTCTTTCTGCACATCAACGTGTCGCTGGACGGCTATGTCAACGACGCCGCCGGCGCGATCGACTGGCACTTCGCGGATGAAGAGTTCCAGCGGTACATCGACGACCTCCTCACCGACATCGGCGGGATGGTGTTCGGCCGGGTGGCGTTCGAGGAGTTGGCGGGCTACTGGCCGCACGCCGGGGCGGAAGCGTCGCCGACCCAGGTACGCCGCATGCACGAGTTGCCGAAGCACGTGCTCTCGCGCAGCCTCCGCAGCAGCGACTGGCACAACTCCCACGTCCTCGGCGACGACCCGGCCGAGGCCATCACTCGGCTGAAGCAGCAGAGCGGCCAGGACCTAGCGCTCTTCGCCGGCGGCCGAGCGGCCAGCGCCGCGGCCGGACTGGGCGTCGTCGACGAGTACCGCCTGGTCGTCAATCCGGTGCTGCTCGGCGGCGGCACCCGCCTGTTCGACGGCCCTTACGCCAGGACCGAGCTGCGCCTGACCCGGACGCGGCAGTTCGAATCGGGCGCGCTCCTGCTCGTGTACGAGCCCGCAGCCGCCTAG
- a CDS encoding SDR family NAD(P)-dependent oxidoreductase, with the protein MRTVVIGGGTNGMGRALTLERAKRGDRVVVLGRNRQRGESLAGGLVEFLPVDLSSVAETRLAIDEISARCEVVDALALFANAVAPERIETAEGLERTFALYYLSRYLLSFGLAPALERSSSPVIVNVAGVGVTRGSVNWDDPQLTGRYSMVRAQLQAGRANDLLGVGFAARAGSRARYVLYHPGFTRSGDRSALPRVLRGLLAVTAAVAAQPVEKAIGPIQHFVEDPPSEPLIAVDRGRRLPLTLPTLDPAEAERLMDLTEEILAAARS; encoded by the coding sequence ATGCGCACAGTGGTAATTGGCGGCGGCACCAACGGAATGGGCCGCGCATTGACTCTGGAACGGGCGAAGCGCGGCGACCGAGTCGTCGTGCTCGGACGAAACCGGCAGCGTGGCGAGTCGCTCGCCGGTGGCCTCGTCGAGTTCCTGCCGGTCGACCTGTCCAGCGTGGCCGAGACACGGCTGGCCATCGACGAGATCTCCGCCCGGTGCGAAGTGGTGGACGCGCTCGCGCTGTTCGCCAACGCGGTCGCGCCGGAGCGGATCGAGACGGCTGAGGGCCTGGAGCGGACGTTCGCGCTGTACTACCTCAGCCGGTATCTGCTCAGCTTCGGCCTTGCCCCGGCGCTGGAGCGGTCGTCGTCGCCGGTGATCGTGAACGTCGCCGGGGTCGGGGTGACGAGAGGCTCGGTCAACTGGGACGACCCACAGCTCACCGGGCGGTACTCGATGGTCCGCGCTCAGCTCCAGGCAGGCCGGGCGAACGACCTGCTCGGCGTCGGATTCGCCGCCCGAGCCGGGAGCCGAGCCCGGTACGTGCTGTACCACCCCGGGTTCACCCGTAGCGGCGACCGCAGCGCGCTGCCCCGGGTACTGCGTGGGCTGTTGGCGGTCACGGCGGCGGTAGCGGCGCAGCCGGTCGAGAAGGCGATCGGGCCGATCCAGCACTTCGTCGAGGATCCGCCGTCGGAGCCGCTGATCGCGGTGGACCGCGGGCGGCGGCTTCCGCTGACACTGCCGACGCTCGATCCGGCGGAGGCCGAGCGGCTGATGGATCTCACCGAGGAGATCCTGGCTGCGGCGCGGTCGTAG
- a CDS encoding SCO2522 family protein — protein MSPVKATHSEAAGALRPVASVPLSHVSIEVGHLYMEDFAPGQTDLTAYFRRLAPWVKLGTEELTAGQKRPRVSTCFLVDDYFRRSFPPGAVLPAVIDAAAEAGLTIDYIARESACAEAGGVPLAPLVRSRLVAEPPAGTNGSRPPVTEVGWLSNGMRSPSTGLEAMQAGKAWQPPTENAARNHSVFMDIELWSGDTGAEKWSCAYLAAVWQLLRLGVLRFEGKPVTALADAPASWPDSWDDVPPVVRLNERADPFSAYRTLSVMTNRFLATEHAVRTILGQVEVDPAVLRDVDGRAENEQLALPREIIERISYVFLGGGPLSA, from the coding sequence GTGAGCCCGGTCAAAGCCACCCACAGCGAAGCGGCTGGTGCGCTCCGTCCCGTTGCCTCGGTGCCGCTGTCGCATGTGTCCATCGAGGTCGGCCACTTGTACATGGAGGACTTCGCACCCGGGCAGACCGACTTGACGGCGTACTTCCGTCGGCTGGCGCCGTGGGTGAAGCTCGGGACCGAAGAGCTGACGGCCGGCCAGAAGCGCCCGCGAGTGAGTACGTGTTTCCTCGTCGACGACTACTTCCGGCGATCGTTCCCGCCGGGGGCGGTCCTGCCCGCGGTGATCGACGCCGCGGCCGAAGCCGGCCTCACCATCGACTACATCGCGCGGGAATCAGCGTGCGCCGAGGCGGGCGGTGTGCCGCTGGCTCCGCTGGTGCGGTCCCGGTTGGTCGCCGAGCCACCTGCCGGAACCAACGGCTCCCGCCCACCGGTCACCGAGGTCGGCTGGCTCTCGAACGGCATGAGATCACCGTCGACCGGGCTCGAGGCGATGCAGGCGGGTAAGGCGTGGCAGCCGCCGACCGAGAACGCCGCGCGGAATCACTCGGTGTTCATGGACATCGAATTGTGGAGCGGCGACACCGGGGCGGAGAAATGGTCGTGCGCCTACCTGGCCGCGGTCTGGCAACTACTCCGGCTGGGCGTCCTGCGCTTCGAGGGAAAGCCGGTGACGGCGCTCGCCGATGCTCCGGCGTCCTGGCCGGACAGCTGGGACGACGTACCCCCCGTTGTGCGTCTGAACGAGCGCGCCGACCCCTTCAGCGCTTATCGCACGCTGTCGGTGATGACCAATCGATTCCTGGCTACTGAGCACGCGGTGCGGACGATACTGGGACAGGTCGAGGTGGACCCCGCCGTCCTCCGCGACGTCGACGGGCGTGCCGAAAACGAACAACTCGCGCTGCCCCGCGAGATCATCGAACGAATCAGTTACGTGTTTCTCGGAGGCGGACCGCTCAGTGCGTAG
- a CDS encoding SCO2525 family SAM-dependent methyltransferase, producing MAETTLGVSGDLSLDGWTLNADVDWDSFHPEPYIDDNYRTVRHDDGKIIEHCTGFFERSVGQTLLSPNATAVDVGSGANLYPALMMLPFVANVHLFERGAANVAWLNGQQGGFDDNWLRFWDRMSPIGHYAQVSHPKRDFAAKAEVIQGDLFDLPPAKYDIGTMFFVAESMSTDEAEFKAALERFIRSLRPSAPFAAAFMEKSHGYKVDGVLFPACPVDEDIVRLAFDRIALDLDIVRVPYGADDGALRDGHDAMIVATGRAK from the coding sequence GTGGCCGAGACCACCCTCGGTGTCTCGGGCGACCTATCGCTCGACGGGTGGACACTGAATGCTGATGTTGACTGGGATAGCTTCCATCCCGAGCCGTATATCGACGACAACTATCGCACCGTCCGGCACGACGACGGCAAGATAATTGAGCACTGCACCGGCTTCTTCGAGCGTTCCGTCGGTCAGACCCTGCTGTCGCCGAACGCTACGGCGGTAGATGTCGGATCCGGTGCCAATCTGTACCCGGCGCTCATGATGTTGCCCTTCGTGGCGAACGTGCACCTTTTCGAGCGTGGCGCGGCGAACGTGGCCTGGTTGAACGGCCAGCAGGGCGGGTTCGACGACAATTGGCTGCGGTTCTGGGACCGGATGAGTCCTATCGGACATTATGCGCAAGTATCACACCCCAAGCGCGATTTTGCCGCGAAAGCCGAAGTGATCCAGGGCGACCTGTTCGATCTTCCGCCCGCGAAGTACGACATCGGTACGATGTTCTTCGTAGCGGAGTCCATGTCCACCGACGAAGCAGAGTTCAAAGCCGCGTTGGAGAGGTTCATCCGTTCCTTGCGGCCCAGCGCTCCGTTCGCTGCCGCGTTCATGGAGAAGTCTCACGGCTACAAGGTCGACGGCGTGCTGTTCCCCGCCTGCCCGGTCGATGAGGACATCGTCCGACTGGCGTTCGATCGCATCGCCCTCGACCTGGACATCGTGCGGGTGCCCTACGGCGCCGATGACGGGGCACTGCGGGACGGACACGACGCGATGATCGTCGCGACGGGTCGAGCTAAGTGA
- a CDS encoding response regulator transcription factor: MLADDAVLLREGMARILRETGFTVAGQTGDGVTLIDLVRREPPDVAIIDLRMPPGFSAEGLEAAAAIRAFAPGVGLMLLSQYVEVHHALRLLTEFDGGVGYLLKDRVSDLAAFGADVRRIARGQTVIDPELVTRLVARRRERDPLDELTERERAVLALMAQGLSNAAVAAEMHLAVKTVEAHIRSIFTKLDLAPDDREHRRVRAVLTFLRA, from the coding sequence ATGCTCGCCGACGACGCGGTACTGCTCCGCGAGGGGATGGCACGGATTCTCCGCGAGACCGGGTTCACCGTGGCGGGACAGACCGGGGACGGCGTGACGTTGATCGATCTGGTGCGGCGGGAGCCGCCCGACGTCGCGATAATCGATTTGCGCATGCCGCCAGGTTTCTCCGCGGAGGGACTCGAGGCAGCCGCAGCGATCCGAGCGTTCGCGCCGGGCGTCGGCCTGATGCTGTTGTCGCAGTACGTCGAGGTGCACCACGCGCTGCGGCTGCTGACCGAGTTCGACGGCGGAGTCGGATACCTGCTCAAGGACCGCGTCTCCGACCTTGCGGCATTCGGCGCCGACGTGCGCCGAATAGCGCGCGGACAAACGGTGATCGACCCCGAACTCGTCACGAGGTTGGTCGCCCGGCGGCGAGAACGCGACCCGTTGGATGAGCTGACCGAGCGGGAGCGCGCGGTGCTCGCGCTGATGGCCCAGGGACTGTCGAACGCGGCGGTCGCGGCCGAGATGCATCTCGCAGTGAAGACGGTGGAGGCACACATCCGGTCGATCTTCACGAAGCTCGACCTGGCACCCGACGACCGCGAACACCGTCGGGTCCGGGCCGTGCTGACGTTCCTTCGGGCGTGA
- a CDS encoding helix-turn-helix domain-containing protein has protein sequence MSTANTGVRAVLPSPVPSDEYEQCPVTDVARRLGDKWTLLVLVLLGQRPYRFNELHRTIDGLSQRMLTRTLRTLETDGLVDREVFPTLPPTVEYRLTPLGTTLLGPISALADWAVAHHADLTAARERAAGDRRPQTDSDPTATAAREVRRTP, from the coding sequence ATGTCCACTGCGAACACCGGTGTGCGCGCCGTGCTGCCCAGTCCGGTGCCCTCGGACGAGTACGAGCAGTGCCCGGTCACCGACGTGGCGCGTCGACTGGGTGACAAGTGGACCCTGCTCGTGCTGGTGCTGCTCGGTCAGCGGCCGTACCGGTTCAACGAACTGCACCGAACGATCGACGGGCTCAGCCAGCGCATGCTCACCCGGACGCTGCGCACCCTGGAGACCGACGGGCTGGTTGACCGCGAAGTCTTCCCGACGCTACCGCCGACGGTGGAGTACCGCCTGACGCCGCTCGGCACGACGCTGCTCGGGCCGATCTCCGCCCTCGCCGACTGGGCGGTCGCCCACCACGCCGACCTCACCGCGGCCCGGGAGCGCGCAGCCGGTGATCGGCGTCCGCAGACCGACTCCGACCCCACCGCAACGGCGGCGCGGGAAGTCCGTCGGACTCCCTGA
- a CDS encoding MarR family winged helix-turn-helix transcriptional regulator, with translation MPSDAQSPFEIGTGAGLPPSVRAFRTLLLAAQRLRYLMDARLRADGVTSQQAALLTAVSALGTPTLGEAAAALGTTHQNVAQLVASLERKGWLTSESDPADRRRRRLATTEKNAEYWRGRDTADHAAVAEWFSMLTEDELRTLATLAGRVAAGLDTPLRAARAQRD, from the coding sequence ATGCCTTCTGATGCACAGTCGCCCTTCGAGATCGGGACCGGCGCAGGCCTCCCGCCGTCGGTCCGGGCCTTCCGTACGCTGCTGCTGGCCGCGCAGCGTCTGCGCTACCTGATGGACGCCCGGCTGCGTGCCGACGGCGTGACGTCGCAGCAGGCGGCGCTGCTCACCGCGGTCAGCGCACTCGGCACGCCGACACTCGGCGAAGCGGCCGCGGCGCTGGGGACGACACATCAGAACGTCGCCCAGCTCGTCGCGTCGCTGGAACGGAAAGGATGGCTGACCAGCGAGTCCGATCCGGCGGACCGGCGGCGGCGGCGTTTGGCCACGACCGAGAAGAATGCGGAGTACTGGCGAGGCCGCGACACCGCCGACCACGCGGCAGTGGCCGAGTGGTTCTCGATGCTCACCGAGGACGAACTGAGGACGCTCGCCACGCTGGCCGGTCGGGTGGCCGCCGGGCTGGACACCCCGCTACGGGCGGCCCGCGCCCAGCGGGACTAG
- a CDS encoding SCO2523 family variant P-loop protein, which produces MLVFATSDKGGTGRSVTSANIAYRAALQGADACYLDFDFGSPTAGAIFQIHGLARGAQAGGLHSCLHETGATPLEVDVWNDSDREEIREARPRSAGELVLFPGDEGGGEFAATPAAIERCVRLLARLDEEFDLCLVDLSAGRSFATDIVLEATRAPELGSAIVRWLVFHRWTRQHIIAANGLVYGVGGILDNGVALGHEAKKLQNGLRFVRTAYVDPDSPSVRGLQPPQIAWLHNTDRQLADLASKQRLGQTARLGTVPLDPVLQWREQLILDEDVANRKVANLETTQAFASLAKKLLDTASWEGL; this is translated from the coding sequence GTGTTGGTATTCGCGACCTCCGACAAAGGCGGCACCGGCCGCTCCGTCACCAGCGCCAACATCGCCTATCGCGCTGCGCTGCAAGGCGCCGACGCGTGTTACCTGGACTTCGATTTCGGATCGCCGACCGCCGGGGCGATCTTCCAGATCCACGGCCTCGCCCGCGGCGCGCAGGCGGGGGGTCTCCACAGCTGCCTCCACGAGACCGGTGCCACCCCGCTGGAGGTCGACGTCTGGAACGACTCGGATCGGGAGGAGATCCGGGAGGCGCGTCCCCGGAGCGCGGGTGAGCTGGTGTTGTTCCCGGGTGACGAGGGGGGAGGCGAGTTCGCGGCCACCCCGGCGGCGATCGAGCGTTGTGTTCGCCTGCTCGCGCGCCTGGACGAGGAGTTCGACCTCTGCCTGGTGGATTTGAGCGCGGGGCGCTCGTTCGCGACGGACATCGTCCTGGAGGCGACGCGAGCGCCGGAGCTCGGTTCCGCGATCGTTCGGTGGCTGGTCTTCCATCGCTGGACGCGGCAGCACATCATCGCCGCGAACGGCCTGGTGTACGGCGTCGGCGGGATCCTGGACAACGGCGTGGCCCTCGGGCACGAGGCGAAGAAGCTGCAGAACGGGCTGCGATTCGTCCGGACCGCCTATGTCGATCCGGACTCGCCGTCTGTTCGTGGGCTCCAACCGCCGCAGATCGCCTGGTTGCACAACACCGACCGCCAACTCGCCGACCTGGCGAGCAAGCAGCGTCTCGGACAGACCGCGCGGCTCGGTACCGTTCCCCTCGATCCGGTCCTGCAGTGGCGCGAGCAGCTGATTCTCGACGAGGACGTCGCGAATCGTAAGGTCGCCAACCTGGAGACGACGCAGGCGTTCGCCTCGCTCGCCAAGAAGCTGCTCGACACGGCCTCCTGGGAGGGCTTGTGA
- a CDS encoding N-acetyltransferase, whose product MAHVDQSVPSLPPLPPEYVIRRCDRDDLPSVGRVDSAAFSGHDLYPQFFFVQALDIFAGGFLVAERAREVVGYIIAVVGQDVEPRGWILSLGVHPDHQRRGIGSNLTAEAEAFLAGKGLEQPVLTVDPANTTALRLYEKLGYEQVGKLRNHFGEGEDRLLMKLRLTNTRSEPSRVG is encoded by the coding sequence GTGGCACACGTAGACCAGTCGGTTCCGAGTCTTCCACCGCTTCCGCCGGAGTACGTTATCCGCCGATGCGACCGCGACGACCTTCCCTCGGTCGGAAGGGTCGACAGCGCAGCATTTTCGGGCCACGACCTGTATCCCCAATTCTTTTTCGTCCAGGCGCTGGACATCTTCGCAGGGGGTTTCCTGGTGGCCGAACGTGCACGAGAGGTGGTTGGCTACATCATTGCCGTGGTCGGCCAAGACGTCGAACCGCGCGGATGGATTCTTTCGCTGGGTGTTCACCCGGATCACCAACGACGGGGAATAGGAAGCAATCTGACGGCCGAGGCCGAAGCCTTTCTCGCTGGGAAAGGTTTGGAGCAACCCGTGCTGACCGTCGATCCGGCCAATACCACTGCTCTTCGTCTCTACGAGAAGCTCGGCTACGAACAAGTCGGGAAGCTCCGGAATCACTTCGGTGAGGGCGAGGACCGGCTCCTCATGAAGTTACGTCTGACCAACACACGTTCCGAACCGTCCAGAGTGGGATGA
- a CDS encoding TetR/AcrR family transcriptional regulator gives MAVTGRPRSFDDTEVISHAKEVFWRRGYAGTSMRDLKDELGVLPGSLHAAFGGKHALFLRALETYAEEAREAAELRTDGSALSGVRQLLTDALEGARSTPGRGCMLGNTSTEVLPADEDAGRIVQRAFGALESGIEKALTTAQRAGEIRGDVDCGAHARMLLALLQGLHVVARAERDPSRLDDAIDAALGAISTR, from the coding sequence ATGGCAGTCACCGGTCGACCGCGTTCGTTCGACGACACCGAGGTCATCAGCCACGCCAAGGAGGTCTTCTGGCGGCGCGGTTATGCCGGCACGTCGATGCGCGACCTCAAGGACGAGCTAGGTGTCCTGCCCGGGAGTCTCCACGCGGCCTTCGGCGGCAAGCACGCACTGTTCCTGCGGGCCCTCGAGACCTACGCCGAGGAGGCGCGCGAGGCGGCAGAGCTCCGGACGGACGGGTCGGCGCTCTCCGGCGTGCGCCAATTGCTGACCGACGCGCTCGAGGGCGCTCGCTCCACCCCGGGCCGTGGCTGCATGCTCGGCAACACGTCCACGGAGGTGCTTCCCGCCGACGAGGATGCCGGTCGCATCGTGCAGCGGGCCTTCGGTGCGCTGGAATCGGGAATCGAGAAGGCGCTGACCACGGCTCAACGGGCGGGCGAGATCCGCGGCGATGTCGACTGTGGTGCCCACGCCCGGATGCTGCTCGCCTTGCTGCAAGGCCTGCACGTCGTCGCCCGGGCGGAGCGAGACCCCAGTCGGCTCGACGACGCCATCGACGCGGCCCTCGGCGCTATCTCGACGCGCTGA
- a CDS encoding isoprenylcysteine carboxylmethyltransferase family protein: protein MRSRAAAAGSALFFALAPGTVAGLAPWALTGWDAGAAPIAVRWLGAILVVAGAAVLLQAFARFVREGLGTPAPVAPTAHLVVGGLYRYVRNPMYLAVVATILGQALLLWRPVLVAYAAVVAATTAAFVRGYEEPTLRRQFGGDYDAYRAAVPGWWPRRTPWPGSTGS from the coding sequence ATGCGTAGCCGCGCTGCCGCCGCCGGCAGCGCACTGTTCTTCGCTCTCGCCCCTGGCACGGTCGCCGGCCTGGCGCCCTGGGCACTCACCGGCTGGGACGCGGGCGCGGCCCCGATCGCGGTGCGGTGGCTCGGCGCCATCCTCGTCGTAGCCGGCGCAGCGGTCCTGCTGCAGGCGTTCGCACGCTTCGTCCGTGAAGGCCTGGGTACGCCTGCCCCGGTGGCGCCCACGGCACACCTGGTCGTCGGCGGGCTCTACCGATACGTGCGCAATCCGATGTACCTCGCGGTCGTGGCGACGATCCTGGGCCAGGCGCTGCTCCTGTGGCGTCCGGTATTGGTGGCGTACGCGGCGGTGGTGGCTGCGACGACCGCCGCGTTCGTGCGGGGTTACGAGGAGCCGACGCTCCGGCGCCAGTTCGGTGGCGACTACGACGCGTACCGAGCCGCCGTACCCGGCTGGTGGCCCCGCCGCACGCCCTGGCCCGGCTCCACCGGCAGCTAG